The DNA sequence tttttttttctaatcttgCACACAATCTTGACCTCAAACCGGTTTCTCTGACATATTACAAAATGAATATCACACCGCTGCCTGTATGCTTGAACGTTTGGTTCTTATTTTATCCTTAAGAATGTGAAAGCTGAAAGTGAAGGGTGTTCTTCTCAGTAACTGGTCTTAATCAGAAcgtgtgtctgtatgtgatACACTCACATATAGTCACATGTGGTTCatcatataaaacacatttcacaaagtaacttgtttacttattttatttgtcagtcATTGTTCATTTGGTTAATAGTTTTTACCATTATTgttaaatatcagtacattatTCTTTGTATTATCTATTTGTACTTTTGTAGAATTTCCCATGAAAAATTATTACATGTGAGAACAACTTCACATGTGTCAGATGTGATaaactaacacatacacacgcaagGTTTATCACACGTGAAacagatttttacatttgataaatTCACATTTACAAACCTGATTTTCAGGACAGTTTTcacatgtacatatacacaatatatatgaatatttatatgCAAATTTCACACAAATCTTTTCAATCCAGAGTGTCTGGCCAGTGAGAATATTATAGCAAGTGTAGTGTGGATGAATGTTCTgatgtaaatgaaaacaaagatatGAAGTATTAACTGGCTGGTTTTTCTTTACCAGTAGTTGTTGATGCTGATGGTGCTCAGCTGCCCCTCGTTGCTTCTTGTGTCTGTGCTTGGTGTTTGCTTGGTCCTGCTGAGCACTTTCTTCAGGTTCAGCTTGGTCCGAAAGGCCTTACAGTTGATGAAGTAGATGAGTGGATCCAGGCAGATGTTGAGAACTGACAGTAAGGTGGTCACTTCAGTCAGGTAGCACAACAACTGGCGTGAGGGGGCCTGCCTCCTCAGTAAAGCATAGGGAATAAGACCCAGGTGGTACGGTACGAAACAAATGCAGAAGACGCTGACCAGCACCAACATTTTCTTGCGTGACTTCATGAGCTCCTTGCAGCTGGAGGATGACAGGTGCCTCTGCTGTGCCAGCAACACAGTGCGGGAGGCGCTGTAGTAGAAGAAGACCAAGAAGACGAGGACGAACAGGAAGgtgacagcagagcagatgtGGATGATTTTGGAGAACACAATGACCTGGGCACTTTGCAATGCATCACAGCTGTTAGGGACAATGGTCAACTGTTGTTGGGTGAAGAGCAACAGGCTGATGTAAGAGGTCATAACGGCCAGCAGGAAAACCCAGGTTACCATGGAAATGATGCGGGCAGCCTGCACTGTCTGGAGGATGTGAGTTCTTAATGGATGGATGATCTTCAGATAcctggagagaggagaggcaggCGTCAGCAGATAATTTCACTGATTAACAGTGACACAAATTGTCAAACCACATATTTCATGAGGAATGAAGATTCTAATATTAGTTCTAGAGGAGAGGACCAGGTCTTTACTCCTGCAATGATACGAGGACATGGAGAAAGCTCATGAACATTTCAGCTTAGAGGGAATccaatgtgtttgtattttgtatctGTGCATATGGGAAGATAAAATCACTTAAACGTGTATACTATTCTAGTGACTTGacgaaaacaaaaaaagacataaacataaaaatatgagtGAAAGGGCTGCATTCAAATTTTaggttaaataaacaaatgcaaatacttCTGACGTCGGCAAAAGTTATCTTGACTAAATTTTGCATGTTGTATAAACCCCTGGTCTTCAGTCAGTGGATTTAGATCTGTTAATTTATTGAACTGCTCAGTTTGTTGttcaaaattgtaaatataacTCTGCTGTTGCTCTGTAGAGTCAGTATAAAGATAATGTGCaggaatataaaaacaaacaataaagcaataaaatatttataaaaagtATTAACTGTACTGATAAACTGCATGGTGTGTTGGAGTCTAGGGTGGGGGATCTACCTGTTAGCAGCGATGTAGCCCATGAACAGGATGCTGGCGTACATGTTGAGGTAAAAGGTGCAGTCAGCAAAGTTGCAGTAGACCACGTGGAAGGTGATGGAGCTGTTGGCGTAGTGGATGATGCGGAAGGGGAGGTAAAGGCAGAGCAGGAAGTCGGCGGCTGCCAGGTTCTTCAGGTAGACCATCATGATGCTGGACACCTGCTGCTGAGCTGAGCAGAAGTAAACCTTCATGGTGAAGCTGTTGAGGACCAAACCCAcctggagaggaaacaagaggaacTCAGGACAGGTTTTTAAGAGATTNNNNNNNNNNNNNNNNNNNNNNNNNNNNNNNNNNNNNNNNNNNNNNNNNNNNNNNNNNNNNNNNNNNNNNNNNNNNNNNNNNNNNNNNNNNNNNNNNNNNNNNNNNNNNNNNNNNNNNNNNNNNNNNNNNNNNNNNNNNNNNNNNNNNNNNNNNNNNNNNNNNNNNNNNNNNNNNNNNNNNNNNNNNNNNNNNNNNNNNNGTCACATTATCATCATTTTCGGTTTGGTTGATGACTGAGGTCACTCCTTCTCCTACCAGGTCACCCATGTTTGTGGAGGTTCTAAGAAGGGTGAACACAATTATATCATCTTTATAGTGTTAAATATAGTTTCACACATTAACTATGTATCCTACTGAACCATCAGCTGACTGTATTGTTACACATGTAAGACAGGAAGAAGCCTTTTGGATTCAATCTAAAGCAAATCCAGGAGACctttttcaagtatgtctttCAGCAGTTAGGTGTCCAAGTTGATGGGAAGCTTCAGCTtcatgaggcttcagcagtctgagttagtcatatcaagtggatgtctgacacatttacagtctttttaacatcaaattccctctttgtgtttcctcggacagtgtttccctgttgagctgtggtggaagtatggtaacaaaaagaggaactttggcactaaaaagactgtaacgttgaaagatatctacttgatttgactcatttggacgctgaagcttcagataaacttttaaatacatttttgcacagaaggagggctgtggattttgtcccccatcacttccattgtaagtgcaatgtgaagggatcttctaatggtcagtggCTGTGAACTTTCCTttaacttaaaacatttttcattgttcatttgggctcctgactgttgtttttagacacAATTGAAAAATTGTTAACTTTCCTTTGACTTAATACTTCTAGATATAACATTACCAGAATTTTCTCAGACATATggtgtctgttgtttggtcCTCTACTTTGGTACAGAtgtaaatatctcaacaactactggatggattgccataagaTGTGGCACCTGTATGACGTATAagatattaaaaacacagtgcAACACTTGTAAGGCCAGTAGCTCACTTGGTAAATTGATCTCTGACTGCCTTGTCCTGAACACCGGCGTTCCACGGGGATGCATTTTGTCTCCCCCCCTGTTCTCCATATATACAAATGAGGTAAAATACAACAGCAAAGACCTCTCACTCATAAAGTATCCTGACAAGTATGCTGATGACATGGCCCTGGCTGCCTGCCTGCAGGATGTCAACAGCGCTTCCTATTCTCAGCACATCGACCACCTTGCCACTTGGTTTGACAGCAGCTTCCTTGACCTTGATGTCAGTAAGACCAAGGAGCTGTGTCTGGGTGGAAGGATGGGAGCTGGCAGCATAGGGCCCATCTTCAGTCCTGCTATCATGAAGGGGCAGGAAGTGGAGCAGGTCACTCACTTTGAAAAAACGGGGAACAATCATTGACAATAAACTCGCCTTTCAGATCAATGCAGACTACATTTACAAAAAGGCATGGCAGCAGCTCTCTCCTCAGGAAATTGAGTTTCAGTGCCAGCAAACTCACCCTGACCATGGTCTACAGGTCAGTGTCCTCACCTTTAACATCATTTCCTGATATGAGAACCTCTCAGTTAGACAAAGGAACAAGTCGACTCAGGTGGTCAACCAGGCCAGTAAGATCATTGGAAATACACAATTGCAAGTCCAGAACTTATGCAACCAGTCCACAACCAAAAAGGCAACCCAGGTCTATAACAATCCCACCCACCCCCTTAACTTATTATTCCAGGTGTTGCCATCTGGCAGGACACTCAAGGTCCAACTAGCCAGGAAAAATGGGTACAAGAAGTCATTTGTGCCCTTTGCTGAGGCCAttctaaacagagaaataatagtaagtaagtaaagtttatttgtatagcacctttcacagatacaaaatcacaaagtgcttcacattaatgaaaaatacacaattaaaGGCAATATTAAAAATAGCAACAATAACAGACAGTGCAGAGCTGACAAGATCAAATGACAGCAACAACATACAaatgaggacagagacagataaaCAAGTACATAAGTTCCAAAACACAGACAAGGAAATAAGCCACTATTCAGACAGGTTAACCAAAAGCCTGTCTGAATGAGAACATTTTCAGCTGCTTCATAAAGATGTTACAGGAGTGAAGGGATAGCAGCGATAAGGGGAGAGCATTGCTAAATTTCGGTGCAACAGCTTAAAAAGCACAGTCACATCGGGTTTTATAGTGGGTAATTTTTGTTCAGCAGACCTAAGAGCCCGATTGGGTGTATAAGGGAGGAAGAGGTCAGCAATATACTGGGCTGTTTGACCATGTAAGGCTGTATAGGATAGCACCAGTATCTTAAAATTGATTCAAAATTGAATGTGGAGCCAGTGCAAAGAGGATAAAATTGGCATGATATGTGATCTCTGCTATTTCTAGTTAAAAGCCCAGCACCTGCATTTTGGACAGTTTGGAGACAGTTCAGAGAAGTTTGATTTAAATAGGGAAAAAGTGCGTTACAGTAATCTAAACGAGTAGTAATACGAGTAgtaataaaagcatgaataatcATCTCCATCCCCACCTTGCTCACCACAGATCTTAAATTAGCAATGTTCCTCAACTTGACAAAACATGAGCACATAAGCTGGCTGACATGATTATCAAAGGACAGTGACTGGTCAAAGATGACACCTAAATTTTGCAGGTTATGCTGAACACAAACAATTGACAACCACATATGCTGCTTGATGTTTAGAATAAAATTTAGCAATTGAGAGAGCTTCTGTCTTATTTGCATTTTACTGAAGGCAGTTGTCAGCCATCCAAATCTTGATGTCATCCAACCAATCATTTAAAATGGACAATTGGTTACTCTCATCAGGTTTAAAAGAGCAATACAACTGAATATCATCGGCATAAAAATGATAAGAGATGCCACTATAACAGCTAATAATCTGTCCAAGAGGCAGCATATATAAGGAGAACAACACAGGACGCAGGACCGAACCCTGTGGGACACCACATGACGCACTGTCTCTGACATGAACTGACCCACAGAGCCCGAAAAACTCCAACATAGGATAAGAAC is a window from the Thunnus thynnus chromosome 7, fThuThy2.1, whole genome shotgun sequence genome containing:
- the LOC137186811 gene encoding P2Y purinoceptor 14-like — encoded protein: MKVYFCSAQQQVSSIMMVYLKNLAAADFLLCLYLPFRIIHYANSSITFHVVYCNFADCTFYLNMYASILFMGYIAANRYLKIIHPLRTHILQTVQAARIISMVTWVFLLAVMTSYISLLLFTQQQLTIVPNSCDALQSAQVIVFSKIIHICSAVTFLFVLVFLVFFYYSASRTVLLAQQRHLSSSSCKELMKSRKKMLVLVSVFCICFVPYHLGLIPYALLRRQAPSRQLLCYLTEVTTLLSVLNICLDPLIYFINCKAFRTKLNLKKVLSRTKQTPSTDTRSNEGQLSTISINNYW